Proteins encoded together in one Shewanella oneidensis MR-1 window:
- the msrP gene encoding protein-methionine-sulfoxide reductase catalytic subunit MsrP, translated as MANHSRFTPGILKKARWHIQDNQVTPESVFKARRHIVKAMGLGAIGASISGYVQAGLFDLFGEQPQTSFITTPLTFEANARFGQDEVRTPFDKVTTHNNFYEFGTSKQDPSDNAQQYKVEPWQLRIEGEVERPITLDYQDLTKLFPLEERIYRLRCVEAWSMVIPWVGFPLAALLKKVGVTSKGKYVAFETAFDPEQMPGQKSRLMGGGIHYPYVEGLTIAEAMNELTLMSVGLYGKTLPPQNGAPIRLVVPWKYGFKSIKSIVRIRVMDKQPPTSWNQLAPHEYGFYANVNPAVDHPRWSQASERRIGEGGLFSAQRIDTLPFNGYSEFVASLYEGMDLRQFY; from the coding sequence TTGGCTAATCATTCACGTTTTACACCGGGTATTTTAAAAAAAGCCCGCTGGCATATACAGGATAATCAAGTTACGCCCGAGTCGGTCTTTAAGGCTCGCCGCCACATCGTTAAAGCCATGGGCTTAGGTGCGATTGGTGCCAGTATTTCGGGCTATGTGCAGGCGGGATTATTCGATTTGTTTGGTGAACAGCCCCAAACCAGCTTTATTACCACGCCATTGACGTTTGAAGCTAATGCTCGATTTGGCCAGGATGAGGTGCGCACACCTTTTGATAAGGTCACGACCCATAACAACTTTTATGAGTTTGGCACCAGTAAACAGGATCCGTCTGATAACGCGCAGCAGTATAAAGTCGAGCCTTGGCAATTGCGTATTGAAGGGGAAGTTGAGCGCCCCATTACGCTTGATTATCAGGATCTAACCAAGCTGTTTCCGCTAGAAGAGCGAATCTACCGCCTTCGTTGTGTTGAAGCTTGGTCGATGGTGATCCCTTGGGTTGGGTTTCCACTTGCGGCGTTATTGAAAAAAGTGGGCGTAACCAGCAAGGGAAAATATGTCGCCTTTGAGACCGCTTTCGATCCCGAGCAAATGCCGGGGCAAAAGAGCCGTTTAATGGGCGGTGGCATTCATTATCCCTATGTGGAAGGGTTAACCATTGCCGAGGCGATGAATGAACTGACGCTGATGTCAGTCGGGCTGTATGGTAAAACGCTGCCGCCGCAAAACGGTGCGCCGATCCGCTTAGTAGTGCCATGGAAATACGGCTTTAAGAGCATTAAATCCATCGTGCGTATTCGAGTGATGGACAAGCAGCCGCCTACCAGCTGGAATCAACTCGCGCCCCATGAGTACGGGTTTTATGCCAATGTGAACCCTGCAGTCGATCATCCCCGTTGGTCACAGGCGAGTGAGCGGCGCATCGGTGAAGGTGGGCTATTCTCGGCGCAGCGCATCGATACATTGCCTTTTAATGGTTATAGCGAGTTTGTGGCCTCTTTATATGAGGGCATGGATCTTAGGCAGTTTTATTAA
- the msrQ gene encoding protein-methionine-sulfoxide reductase heme-binding subunit MsrQ: MFNITALRVSPKQLLWVKLVFHLIGLIPITWLVFTVLSSRAGGDPVQHIIHFTGIGALNALLTTLLISPIAKRFKLGWLMQTRRLVGLYVFAYATLHIVAFFSLDLLFAWGLFLSEVAKRPYILVGAVAYVIVSALAFTSFKILMRKMGRRWQTLHNGVYLVAILAPIHFYWSVKSEIVEPSLYILGFSLLLAWRLPIWQKMRTSRLAMAAKDKQ; encoded by the coding sequence ATGTTCAACATCACGGCGTTAAGAGTCTCGCCAAAACAGCTGCTCTGGGTAAAGTTAGTCTTTCATTTGATTGGGCTTATCCCGATTACTTGGTTGGTTTTTACTGTGTTGTCGAGCCGGGCGGGCGGCGACCCTGTGCAGCATATTATCCACTTTACTGGAATTGGCGCACTCAATGCGCTACTGACAACACTACTGATTTCACCTATTGCCAAGAGATTTAAGTTAGGTTGGTTAATGCAGACTCGAAGGCTTGTCGGCCTGTATGTGTTTGCCTATGCCACACTGCATATTGTGGCGTTTTTCAGCCTAGATTTGTTGTTTGCGTGGGGGTTGTTTTTAAGTGAAGTCGCTAAACGGCCTTATATTTTAGTTGGCGCCGTGGCTTATGTGATAGTGAGCGCCTTAGCGTTTACCTCATTTAAGATCCTAATGCGTAAAATGGGGCGACGCTGGCAAACGCTGCACAATGGGGTGTATCTTGTGGCGATACTGGCACCAATCCATTTTTATTGGTCAGTAAAATCCGAAATCGTTGAGCCTAGCCTGTATATTCTCGGGTTTAGTTTGCTACTGGCCTGGCGTTTACCGATTTGGCAGAAGATGCGCACCAGTCGTTTGGCAATGGCTGCAAAGGACAAGCAATAA